A single region of the Lotus japonicus ecotype B-129 chromosome 4, LjGifu_v1.2 genome encodes:
- the LOC130712567 gene encoding cyclin-dependent protein kinase inhibitor SMR6-like — MGLSENVQVEGAFESDNRKWVIAGIALRAPLKPIYTAHVEKEIREDSEPEECLTTPTGEESRIPTVFTCPPAPRKRKPSLQCNYRGVVRKFFTPQELETVFIQRAN, encoded by the coding sequence ATGGGGCTTTCTGAAAACGTGCAAGTAGAAGGAGCCTTTGAATCAGATAACAGAAAATGGGTAATTGCTGGAATTGCTTTACGTGCACCCTTGAAGCCAATATACACTGCACATGTGGAGAAGGAAATCAGAGAAGACTCTGAACCAGAGGAGTGTTTAACAACGCCAACAGGTGAGGAATCAAGGATACCAACTGTGTTCACGTGTCCACCTGCTCCAAGGAAGCGAAAGCCTTCTTTGCAGTGCAATTATCGTGGTGTGGTGAGAAAGTTCTTCACGCCACAGGAGTTAGAAACTGTGTTCATTCAAAGGgctaattga